In Chryseobacterium gotjawalense, the following are encoded in one genomic region:
- a CDS encoding PLP-dependent cysteine synthase family protein, which produces MKYAQNILETIGNTPLVKLNKVLGEDFPALVLAKVETFNPGNSVKDRMALKMIEDAEKDGRLKPGGTIIEGTSGNTGMGLALAAIVKGYKCIFVTNSKQSKEKNDILRAVGAEVIVCPTDVTPEDPRSYYSVSKRLGEEIENGWYVNQYDNLSNRLAHYESTAPEIWEQTEGKLTHFVAGAGTGGTVTGCGIFFKEKNADIKVIGVDTYGSILKEYYETGEFHPEHAYSYITEGIGEDIIPQNYDMSVIDHFEKVTDKDGAIYARKLAKEEGIFCGYSAGSAIAALIQMKDKFTKDDVIVVLLHDHGSRYVGKIYNDEWMKEMGWL; this is translated from the coding sequence ATGAAATACGCACAAAATATTCTTGAAACCATCGGAAATACGCCGCTCGTGAAACTTAATAAAGTTTTGGGTGAAGATTTCCCGGCTTTGGTTTTAGCAAAAGTAGAAACCTTCAACCCAGGAAATTCTGTAAAAGACAGAATGGCTTTGAAAATGATTGAAGATGCCGAGAAAGACGGCAGATTAAAACCTGGAGGAACCATTATCGAAGGGACTTCTGGAAATACAGGAATGGGCTTGGCTTTGGCCGCAATTGTGAAAGGCTACAAATGTATTTTCGTGACCAATTCAAAACAGTCTAAAGAAAAAAACGATATTTTAAGAGCGGTCGGTGCTGAAGTAATTGTTTGTCCAACAGACGTGACGCCAGAAGATCCACGTTCCTATTACAGCGTTTCGAAGAGATTGGGAGAAGAAATCGAAAATGGCTGGTATGTGAATCAATACGATAATTTATCAAACCGATTGGCGCATTACGAATCTACGGCACCTGAAATCTGGGAGCAAACAGAAGGGAAATTAACGCATTTCGTTGCTGGCGCAGGAACGGGCGGAACCGTAACCGGTTGTGGAATATTCTTTAAAGAAAAAAATGCTGATATTAAAGTAATTGGAGTTGATACTTACGGCTCCATTTTAAAAGAATATTATGAAACGGGCGAATTTCATCCGGAACACGCTTATTCCTATATTACAGAGGGAATTGGCGAAGATATTATTCCTCAAAATTATGATATGTCGGTCATCGACCATTTCGAAAAAGTGACTGATAAAGACGGTGCAATTTACGCAAGAAAACTGGCAAAAGAAGAAGGTATTTTCTGCGGCTATTCTGCCGGAAGTGCGATTGCCGCTTTGATTCAGATGAAAGACAAATTCACCAAAGATGATGTTATTGTTGTTTTACTGCACGATCACGGTTCCCGATATGTAGGCAAAATCTATAATGATGAGTGGATGAAAGAAATGGGTTGGTTGTAA